The Chitinophaga sp. Cy-1792 genome contains the following window.
GGAGGTGATCCGTAATTCCATCTACCAGAAACAGACTTTTTTCCAGAACGCTGTTTCTATCAAACTACCCGATTCTATCATGCAGGAAGTACAAAACTGCCTGCCGGACAGATTCGAATACCAGCAGCTGAAGCGCGCCATCCGCGACATGCAGCAAAGGTACCAGGTAGATCATCTCCTTAAAAAAGAACTGGAAAGAGTACTCTGGCTGGCAGATAGCTACTACGAGCTGAATTTCTCCCTGGATACCGACCTCTCCGACCGGATCATCTTCCCCTATTCCGATGCAGAAAGCCGGGGGATTGAAGATGCCCGCTTCGTAAAGTATACCAGCGACGATGGCAGTGTTACCTACTACGCCACCTATACCGCCTATGATGGCGTTACCATCCAGCCGAAACTACTGCAAACAAAGGATTTCTATTATTTCAAGATCATGCCGCTCTACGGAGAAGGCGCGCAGAACAAGAACCTGGCCCTGTTTCCGCGTAAGATCAACGGAAAATATGTGATGATCTCCCGTATCGACGGTATCAACGGGTATATCATGTATTCTGATAAAATTAATATCTGGGAGAGTCCGCAGATCCTGCAGACGCCCAAATACCCCTGGGAGTTTGTGCAGGTAGGTAACTGCGGCTCACCGATAGAAACCCCGGAGGGCTGGCTGGTCATTACCCATGGGGTAGGCCCCATGCGTACCTATTGTATCGGCGCCAGTCTGCTGGATATCAACGATCCCCGTATTGAAATCGGGCGGCTCAGAGAGCCACTGCTCATGCCCACCAAAGACGAGCGTGAAGGCTACGTACCTAACGTCCTCTATTCCTGTGGTTCCCTGATCCATAACGGGGAACTGGTTATCCCGTATGGTCTGTCTGACTATGCCTCCGGCTTTGCCACCGTTAACCTGGAGAAATTGCTGGCCACCATTAAGTCTGACGGCGTATAAATTTACCTGCCGTTCCCGGGCACTAATTACCGTTCCTTAATTACATCGTTTGGATAATGAAAAACTGATTAACTTCGTACATTCAAAAGTTTCGATGTATTGGTTTCGTTTGAGCTCCACCACATCTGTAATTCATTATTCGTAATTATTTGATAAGATATGCTCGACTATATTCCTTATGGGAAAACTGGCTATTTTAGCCAGCTGGTATCAGATTTTTTGGCAGAAGATCCACAGATTAGGCCTTTTTACAAGTATTCACCCGTTAGACCGGATTTTACAGCAGCGATAGATGCCCGAAAGGCTTTTGCTACTCCCCGCAAGGAACTGGTGGCGGCATTGCAACAGCAATATCAGCCCCTGGAAGCCATGACAGCCGTCCAGGAGAATATTGTCAGCCTGTTGAGCCCCGATACGTTTACTGTCTGTACTGCCCATCAACCCAACATTTTCACCGGATATCTCTACTTTGTCTACAAAATCCTGCAAACTATCAAGCTGGCAGGGGAGCTGAAACAGCAATACCCGCAGTATAATTTCGTACCCGTGTATTACATGGGCAGCGAAGATGCAGACCTGGATGAGTTAGGCAGTATTTACCTGGATGGTAAAACGCTGAAGTGGGATACCGCACAGCAAGGCCCGGTAGGTCGTATGGACCCGGAAGGTTTGGGTAAGATGATCAACCAGATACAGGACAGCATCGGTTTTCTGCCGCATGGACAGGAACTGCTGGACATGCTGCGTGCTGCTTACCTGGAACATGAAAACATCCAGCAAGCCACGCTTTACCTGGTACATCAGTTGTTTGGCCGCTTTGGCCTCATAACGGTGGTGCCGGATAGCCCTGCACTGAAGCGTTTATATATTCCTGTCATGCAGGATGAATTATTACACCACCGTTCGCATGTACTGGTGGGGGATACACTGGAAAAAATCGCTTCACATTATAAAATTCAGGCAAATCCCCGTGAAATCAACCTTTTCTACCTGGAAAAAGGCCTGCGCGAGCGTATCGTTCAGGAAGGTGACCACTGGAAAGTACTGAATACCGGTTTGCTGTTCGATGAAGATAGTCTGCTGGCGGAGCTGGAGGCTTTTCCGGAACGTTTTAGTCCGAACGTAATTTTGCGTGGCATGTTCCAGGAAACGATCCTGCCTAATATCGCCTTTATTGGCGGTGGTGGTGAAATTGCCTACTGGCTGGAGTTACAGCAGCTGTTTGAACATTATAAAGTACCATACCCTATCCTGTTGCTGCGTAATTCGCTGTTGCTGGTAGATGACCAGTCGGAGAAGCGCTTGCAGAAGCTGGAGCTGAAGGCAGTGGAATTGTTCCGGAGCACAGATGACCTGGTAAACGGATTTGTACTGGAACATACCAATGCGGCGCTGGTACTGAAAGATGAATATGCAGGCATAGAAAAGCTTTTCGATGAATTACAGGAAAAGGCGCGTAGCATTGATGTCACGCTGGTAGCTACTACCGATACAGAACGTAAACGCGCCCTGAAATCTATCAGTAAGCTGGAACATAAATTCCTGCGTGCAGAAAAGAAAAAATTTGCCTGGCAGACGGACCAGATCCGTACCCTGAAAGCCAGACTGTTTCCTGCGGGCTCACTGCAGGAAAGGAAGGAAAACTTCATTCCGTGGTATGCCATGGAAGGTCCGGCCTTCCTGGATCGGGTACTAGATGCGTTGACGCCGGTAACCGACCAGTTTATTATTGTGATAGCAGCAGAATAGCAGAAAATTTCTTACATTATACGGGCTAAATCTTACGGATATACGTAGATTTAGCCCGTTGTGTATTTTATTGTTATTGGACTATGCCTGCAAAACTCACAGCATTTCTTATTACGCTTTTATTCTTCATTGCCGGTGTAATAATTATCATCCGGCAAACACTGCAGAAGAGCCGTATTGCCAGGAAATATGGCGGGGCATTTGTAGCGAAGCGTTCCCTTTTTTCACCGGAAGAGCGTAGGCAGATAAAGCGTATCAATCAACGTACGATCATGTATTTGATCCTATTGCAATTTGCTTATTTATGTATTAGTTTATTTTTTTCCTGATATACGAGTGGCCTGAAATCTATGAAATATTTATCCCTTCTGATTGCGATAATTGTTCATTGTATTGGTTGTCAATCAAAGAAAACCCGACAGCCCATGCCAGCGATAAATAATTTAGTAACAAACACATCACAGGAAGACCTCATTCCTTTTAACAGTTTTAAACAGTTAAGTTTGGATAAGCCGGTATTACTGGATATGATGCCGGATAAGCTGATGAGGGAAATTTCCATTACCCCTGTATTGATCAACCGGGTGTGTTTTCCGTGTATTGAGGAACAAGACACCAGACAGGTAGTAAATTATTATCGGCTGAATAGGCAGTATAAACTGGAGCACAGGGTTGCTACAATGGCTTACCGCATGATAAAGGAATCCGGTGATACACTTGTAATTAACCATCAATTTTTCCCGCTGGATAGTATTCTTTTTGAGAACCTGGAGGTCGTGGTAAAGCGTGGATGGATTTATCAGCAGGAGGGAAGGGATTATATGATTTTGCAGCTGTTAAACAATGGTTCCGGACAAATTCACTGGTATCAGATTGTGGTTTTCGATATCACAAATGCAGATAAAATCGTTTGTCTGAACCAGATATCCCACGTACCAGGAGATAGCTGGTTATCCGGGGAAAATGTATTTACGGATCTGGATAACGATGGCAAGCTGGAAATCAATTTACAGAATGTAGATGTAGGGCTGAATGTTACTGCTTTTATGATTAAAGGGGATTCTCTAGTGAAAAATGGTAAACAGATAACCTTGCAACAGGTGGCGAATGACAGTTTTAATATAGTTGTGGGGATGTCCGACTGGTACTTTGACCTGCTGAAAACGAAGCCGGATGTACCTCGCAACTTTGATATTTCAGAGGATATATTTGATGTTAAATACGAAAAAAGATGAACGTGCGAACCGCGATTTTTAAGACACTGCTGCTAACAATAGGTATATTATCATTTGGACATACAGGAAAGGCTGCTGAACCTAAAGACAGCATATACACTTTCCTACCTAAGATGCCTCAGTTTCCCGGAGGGGAAGCAACGCTTAGCAGATATATAAGCAAGCATGCAAAACTCCCTGACGAGGAAGATTGCCAGGGATATTTTCCGATATCTTTTATTATTTGCAAAGATGGGAAGCTGACAGCAGTTGGCATACAGGACAAGGCTTCCGAAACATGGACGGCTGCTGAAGCGGCTATGGTGAAAGTGATCAGGGAAATGCCGGATTGGATACCTGGAGAAATTAAAGGTAAGAAAGTCGCTTGTCGTTTTTATTTACCGCTACATATATGCGCAAGATTGGAATAGCCATGAACAGATAAGGCCGGGAGTGTAAAAAAATGGAGCAGGGTATATAGCTGGGATAATTGAAGGCTATTCACAAAAAAGCGGGAATAAATAAATTGTCTGGACTATGGAAAGATTTGAAAAGAAGGTACCAGATACCTTTACTGAAACAGTAGCTACTATCATTGCTGGCATATTCGTTTTTGTTTTCAGTATGCTTGGCATATTCATGAAGAACCCTGATATATTTGTTATTGTGGCGCCGGTCATCCTGATAATAATATACACCTGGTTGATATACTATCCTCGCTTTTTTGTATGCGCTGTAGAGATCTCTGCAGAAAATATAACTATTACCTGGCGTAACAGGAAAGGGAAGGAGAAGCAGGTATCACGGCCGGTATCAGACCTGTTCTATGTCAGCGGTTCAAAAAATGGATTAGGAGGAGTAGTGTATCTGACGTTGAGTTTAAGAGCAAAAAAAGGTGGTTCTATTGTGACTGTTGTGGCAGAAGATGGTTGGACAGACACAGATTTACAGGCAATGAAAGCTGCATTTGAAGCCGTAGGAATACAGGAAGGGGATGGCTGGCGATGGACAGAGGTACCGGATAACAATGTTGTCGGGGAACCTGCGGCTGAGCAATCTTCCTCAGCGGTAGTCATACCGCAATTATTTGAACCGCGGCGGCCAGGGATTACATGGAAGGATATGCTGTTTATTGCGGGCATTCTACTGTATTGTATTGCCTGGATGGTAAAGCCATGGAGGGCTAATTTATCGATGTTCCTTTTGATAGGATCAGGCTGTATTGGTTTCATAATATCCTGGATTGCTTCATTTTTCCGGATGGGAGTGTATAGAATTGAGGTGAAAAATGAAGTGGTCACAGTTTGGTGGAAAAACAGGGCTGGCAATAAAAGAGAAGAGACTTGTGAGGTGAATGAGCTTTATTATCAGCTGGGATTTGCCAGTCCGAGATCAACGCTCGAAACCATTTTTCTTGTTAAGAAGAAAGGCTATAAATCTTTTGTAAGTGTTGTTTTTATGGGAGTAGTTGACGGTAGGGATGGTTGGGTAAAGTATGAATTTGCTGAGCTGGAAGCTGCTTTTAAGGCAGTAGGGATACAGGAGATCGGGCGGGATAAATTTGTTGCAGCAGTATATCCCTATTAGTAGAAGAAACATTTTTAATGAATTGTATTTATCAGATTTACTAATGCCAAGATTTGAAACTTATAGCGAGGATACCCGTGGAATAGATATTATTTGTCTGCTGATACTGGTCTGCGATGCTACTGCAATTGTTGCCATGGAATTACAGGGGCAGGGGTCTAATACGGCCATGGACTTTATTGCAGTGGTATTGGCAATGGTACTCGTTTTTCGCAGGCTGTTTTATTATTTTGGAATGGAGCTTTCAGCAATTGATATCGAAGACAGCATCGTAACAGTAAGGTGGGAAACGCGCTCAGGAAAGGTGTTGGAGGAGTCCCGCCCGGCAAAGGATTTGTATTACAAATGCGGGACAGACGGAGGGAAATTTCCGGAGCCGGTATTGTACCTGATAGAAAAGAAGTATAGTGGAGTGGTATTTCAGTCACCGTTCGTCAGGATAGATAACGCAACCGAATGGAACCTGGGTGGCCTTTACGAATTGATGGTTTCCTGTGAGGCGGCCGGCGTACAGAAAGAACCGGGAAGTTCAAAGTGGACATAGATAGCGCGTTTACCTGCTGGTAGTCTAACCACCTCATTCCATTTAAAGATGTCTTATGCCAGTATTTAGAAAGAAATGTTTCACACCATTCTGGAGATCAAGATACATTCTCTTAAGACTATATTTGTTTGTATTTCTTGAATGCGTGTTTTGGTTCATTCCGATTGGCCTGGGTTTAGTTCCCAACGGGATTACGTATCTCTGGATTATTTTTTTAGTACAACGCGCGTTGCTGCTGATACCTGTGCTTACCCTCGCAGGCTTCTATTTTGGTCTTGAGTTACGTGAAATTGAAATCACTGATAACGTTGTAATTGCGAAATGGAAAAGCCGGTCGGGCAGGTATAGGGCTGTATCCTGTGGTATTAATGACCTTTATTATGCATATGGTACAACAAGCATACGACCTTCCCGTTGTACACTGGATCTGATCAGAAAGGAGAAATACCGGCTGTTGTTTAAACCATATTTTGTGAAGATATTTTATTCAAAATACTGGGATATAACAGGCCTGGAAGAACTGGAACGCGCTTATGTTGCAGCAGGTATTGAAGAGGCGCCCCGATGGAAATGGCTGGTACGGCTGGAGAAGAGGATGTTTGGCGAATAAGGAACATTCAAACAATAGCTATGGCAACTTTTATAAAGAAAACATATCAAACTCCGCTGATAGAACTAATAATTACCTTGTTTACAGCCTTGTTTCATTTTTCTCCTCCTGCAAAACGAGATAGTATCGAAGATCTGCAATTTAAAAATTTACTGTTGATACTGGTTATTATAGTAATGGGCTTCCTTTGGGCAAATTATTTATTGCGTTGGTGCGTCTGTAAAGTAGAAATCGATAACGGTGTGGTAACTGTTACATGGAAGAACAGAATAGGTAAGGAAAAGCAGGAATCTGATGCGGTAGCCAATCTGTATTGGCAATGGGGACATACTGAAAGTAAAGACCGTCGCGAAACTATGTCTCTTATGCAACGGAAAGGATACAAGTCGTTTGCCGGTACCATCTTTATGCAGGTTGTTGATGGAAAGGATGGTGGCAACAAAGAACAGCTTGCAGACCTGTATACGATGTTTCAGGAAGCAGGAATCGCAGAGAAATAATCCCGGATATACATGAAGTTTCATTTTAAATTTATCCCACTATGCCTAAGGTTGAAAAGGAAATATCAAAGTCAAAGGTTGGGGCGTGGGCGACCGCCCTTGTCGGCTCTTTTTGCTTGTTTTTTGCAGGTGTGAGTGCTGTGCATGAAAGGGATGCAGGATTTTTTCTTTACGGGGTAGGTATACTCATGGTGGTGGTAGCATTGTCGTGGGTATACGACTTTTTGCATATGCAGGTGTGTGTAATTGAGATAGAAGATGGCATCGTGACAGTAACACGTAAGAACATGGCTGGCATGGAAAGCATTTCGACCTGTACCAGCCAGAATCTGGTCTATAAATTTGGTAGAACATTCGACAAGTATCCGAAAGATACTTTTGAACTGCTGAAAAAAAGCTGGCCGCTGTTAGGTGGGCGTTTTATGCGTGTTATTAATAACAGGGATAGTTGGGTAAAGGAAGACTTTCCTGCACTGGAAGCATTGTGTAAGGCAGCCAGGATAAAAGCCATTGACCATTGGCAAACAATAGGAGCAGAAGAAAAAACCTCCTGAATAATCAGACCGTATTGTTACAATAAATATCCTTGAAATAAATATTAAATCCTATGCCCAAATTTGAAAAAGAGTTGTCAATATCGCCATGGAGAGTAATCATTTATTCGGTTTTTACTTTGGCGGGGATAGCCTGGGTGCTATTCGTTTTTCCCACTACTAATCGTGAATTCAAAGCTACCATAACGTGCGTGCTGACTGTTACGTTGATAGTTGCCTGGTGGGGTTTCTTTTATAGGATGCGTGTTTGTGAAATAGAAATTGCCAGGGGATTTGTGAGTATCTTTTGGAAGAACCATACAGGAAAAACGAAAGAGGCATCCCGGCAGCCGGCAGAATTATATTATAAGCGTGGTACTACTGGTGGTAAGGCGCCAAGTGCTACACTGAATCTCTATGAAAAAAATAATACAGGGCTTTTTAAAAGTCCGTTTATGCAGATTATAGATAGAACCGATGGATGGACATTAGCCGATTTTACTGAGCTGG
Protein-coding sequences here:
- a CDS encoding glycoside hydrolase family 130 protein, with the protein product MQLSIERKSTKIYPDLKRVVARFFFNGEARAKSIIQKVNDMTDAEVNLTIMPLLREFSRRHRNITRIFEKHAEKVSHLFVPLQISYEDMAYRKKLLIGSYFTNEYSIESAAFFNPSLIEDIDQSGLEEGEKRVIISFRAVGEGHVSSIAFRNGLINKNNEIELESPGNYIDEAEVIRNSIYQKQTFFQNAVSIKLPDSIMQEVQNCLPDRFEYQQLKRAIRDMQQRYQVDHLLKKELERVLWLADSYYELNFSLDTDLSDRIIFPYSDAESRGIEDARFVKYTSDDGSVTYYATYTAYDGVTIQPKLLQTKDFYYFKIMPLYGEGAQNKNLALFPRKINGKYVMISRIDGINGYIMYSDKINIWESPQILQTPKYPWEFVQVGNCGSPIETPEGWLVITHGVGPMRTYCIGASLLDINDPRIEIGRLREPLLMPTKDEREGYVPNVLYSCGSLIHNGELVIPYGLSDYASGFATVNLEKLLATIKSDGV
- the bshC gene encoding bacillithiol biosynthesis cysteine-adding enzyme BshC; translated protein: MLDYIPYGKTGYFSQLVSDFLAEDPQIRPFYKYSPVRPDFTAAIDARKAFATPRKELVAALQQQYQPLEAMTAVQENIVSLLSPDTFTVCTAHQPNIFTGYLYFVYKILQTIKLAGELKQQYPQYNFVPVYYMGSEDADLDELGSIYLDGKTLKWDTAQQGPVGRMDPEGLGKMINQIQDSIGFLPHGQELLDMLRAAYLEHENIQQATLYLVHQLFGRFGLITVVPDSPALKRLYIPVMQDELLHHRSHVLVGDTLEKIASHYKIQANPREINLFYLEKGLRERIVQEGDHWKVLNTGLLFDEDSLLAELEAFPERFSPNVILRGMFQETILPNIAFIGGGGEIAYWLELQQLFEHYKVPYPILLLRNSLLLVDDQSEKRLQKLELKAVELFRSTDDLVNGFVLEHTNAALVLKDEYAGIEKLFDELQEKARSIDVTLVATTDTERKRALKSISKLEHKFLRAEKKKFAWQTDQIRTLKARLFPAGSLQERKENFIPWYAMEGPAFLDRVLDALTPVTDQFIIVIAAE